The Rhizoctonia solani chromosome 4, complete sequence genome contains a region encoding:
- a CDS encoding glycoside hydrolase family 16 protein: MKPTIVLALAALAIPSAAQSLNVVDSFMRDLSISFRALSSSHPRRAFHRRIPGQLVKRCIRPSNGYPGGGNSTSITGSSTTRSSTSTRTSTSGSTSPTTTRASTTSAPSSPSSSSSPTSTSTSTSTATSSAATPSSTWRLQQRMEGSNFFDQWDFWSASDPTNGAVDYQSRENAQNAGLIEITSEGHAIMRIENTTQVTGNRRSVRISSKYIMNGGLAILDAVHMPHGCGTWPAWWTTDVPNWPHNGEIDIVEGVNGYVRNQASLHTAVGCTISNDYGSTGTLAASTNCAAEETGNMGCGQLSTQSNSYGKPFNDNGGGAYALLWQSTGVSVYFFPRNAIPSDITSEAPQPSTWGTPSGNWPSTPVTPQRI, translated from the exons ATGAAACCAACTATCGTTCTCGCACTCGCAGCTCTTGCGATACCTTCAGCAGCTCAATCGCTCAATGTAGTGGATTCCTTTATGCGGGATTTGAGTATATCGTTCCGTGCGCTTTCTAGCTCTCACCCACGCCGTGCCTTCCATCGCCGCATACCCGGCCAGCTTGTCAAGCGATGCATTCGTCCAAGCAACGGATATCCTGGTGGGGGCAATTCCACATCGATAACGGGTTCTTCAACCACTCGTTCGTCGACGAGTACTCGCACATCTACGAGTGGTTCCACAAGCCCTACTACAACTCGAGCTTCGACTACATCGGCCCCCAGCTCCCCTAGCTCTAGCTCTAGCCCGACCTCGACCTCGACTTCGACCTCCACAGCCACATCCTCAGCTGCTACCCCAAGCTCCACTTGGAGGCTTCAGCAAAGAATGGAAGGCAGCAATTTTTTCGACCAATGGGACTTTTGGTCAGCGAGCGACCCCACAAATG GCGCCGTCGACTATCAGAGCCGAGAAAATGCCCAGAATGCTGGACTTATCGAGATCACATCCGAAGGACACGCTATAATGCGTATAGAGAATACGACACAGGTCACTGGTAATCGTAGATCTGTTCGAATCTCATCAAAGTATATTATGAATGGCGGTCTTGCTATCCTCGATGCGGTCCACATGCCTCATGGATGTGGTACTTGGCCCGCTTGGTGGACAACCGACGTGCCGAATTGGCCTCATAACGGTGAAATAGATATCGTTGAAGGTGTGAATGGTTATGTTCGGAACCAGGCATCCTTGCACACGGCCGTCGGATGCACTATATCCAATGACTATGGATCCACTGGCACCTTGGCTGCTTCAACAAATTGTGCTGCAGAAGAAACGGGCAACATGGGGTGTGGGCAACTCAGTACCCAGTCCAACAGCTACGGCAAACCTTTCAACGACAATGGGGGCGGTGCGTATGCCC TGTTGTGGCAATCTACCGGTGTATCCGTGTACTTTTTCCCTCGTAATGCTATCCCGTCGGACATCACCTCCGAAGCACCTCAGCCTTCAACTTGGGGCACACCTTCTGGCAACTGGCCCAGCACACCTGTGACCCCGCAACGTATTTGA
- a CDS encoding MFS transporter, acetyl-coa transporter: protein MPSQKTGSVRKRNKPRPSPSPSPAPTTDMEVLSSPSTTKARASRANGRKSDKVGDEEVSMSLLGESERQAAAEGLEPEPEHHDEEKRLKAPMSSKDKAAMALLITLYLIQGIPIGLAFGSIPFLLKSKLSYSQLGAFSLATYPYSLKLFWSPIVDSVFSPTIGRRKSWIVPMQFIIGSLMLWMSSHVQSLIDVPEPDVNQLTTIFTSLVFLAATQDIAVDGWALTLLSKENLSYASTAQTIGLNTGYFLSFTVFLAFNSADFANKYFRSVPSEIPLLSLGAYLQFWGFACYAVTLGLLIFKKEDPVAADDPDLNLKKVYEIMWSICKLKHVQSICIIHLVAKIGFQANDAVTSLKLVEKGLSKEDLALAVLIDFPAQIIGGWICRWRYGTRLFLPKHQPVPSSYFWGIVAFTVLGSFSSTVQFVGVSAFHTQISDPLIGGTYMTLLNTVSNLGGTWPRYFVLKGVDMFSEATCHVEQEGSEILMKATECVSEHGKATCTDLGGTCVTERDGYYIVSWICIGLGASILVFYIWPTAKRLQALKRSQWRTHIVTSGAKPSRRVPFGIPSHAVPARACPLFPAGVLC, encoded by the exons ATGCCGTCGCAAAAAACTGGCTCTGTGCGTAAACGCAACAAGCCCCGTCCCTCTCCATCTCCATCTCCCGCTCCTACTACCGACATGGAGGTCCTCAGTTCCCCTTCAACTACTAAAGCACGTGCCTCTCGCGCCAATGGAAGAAAAAGTGACAAAGTCGGGGACGAAGAGGTCAGCATGAGCTTGCTTGGAGAAAGCGAGCGGCAAGCGGCGGCCGAAGGACTGGAGCCCGAGCCTGAACACCACGATGAGGAGAAGAGACTTAAGGCTCCAATGTCTTCAAAGGACAAGGCTGCTATGGCATTACTTATTACTCTAT ATCTAATTCAAGGCATCCCAATCGGTCTCGCATTCGGCTCCATCCCATTCCTTTTAAAATCCAAACTTAGCTATTCACAGCTTGGGGCGTTCTCTCTGGCCACATACCCTTACAGTCTCAAATTATTTTGGAGCCCAATTGTCGACTCAGTTTTCAGCCCAACAATTGGAAGACGCAAAAGCTGGATCGTTCCAATGCAATTTATCATCGGCTCACTCATGCTCTGGATGAGCTCACATGTACAGAGCTTGATAGATGTT CCGGAGCCAGACGTCAACCAACTTACCACTATCTTTACATCTCTCGTATTCCTTGCTGCAACTCAGG ATATTGCTGTCGACGGCTGGGCCTTGACACTCCTTTCCAAAGAAAATCTATCTTATGCTTCCACAGCTCAAACTATTGGATTAAACACAGGATACTTCCTTTCTTTCACTGTATTCTTGGCATTCAATAGCGCAGATTTTGC AAATAAATACTTCCGCAGTGTACCTTCAGAGATACCGTTGTTGTCTCTTGGCGCATATCTTCAGTTCTGGGGCTTCGCTTGTTACGCCGTCACACTTGGCCTTTTGATTTTCAAGAAGGAAGACCCAGTTGCAGCGGACGACCCAGACCTCAACCTCAAGAAAGTGTATGAGATCATGTGGAGTATCTGCAAGCTCAAAC ACGTCCAATCCATTTGTATCATTCATCTAGTCGCCAAAATTGGGTTTCAAGCCAACGATGCCGTCACATCGCTCAAACTCGTTGAAAAGGGGCTCAGCAAAGAAGACCTCGCTTTAGCTGTACTCATCGACTTTCCAGCCCAAATTATTGGCGGGTG GATTTGCCGCTGGCGCTATGGCACTCGTCTATTTCTTCCCAAACATCAACCTGTTCCGTCGAGCTACTTTTGGGGAATCGTAGCTTTTACGGTCCTCGGTTCTTTCTCTTC GACGGTACAATTTGTCGGTGTTTCGGCTTTCCATACTCAGATTTCGGACCCGCTCATTGGAGGAACCTATATGACT CTCCTGAATACCGTCAGCAACCTCGGTGGAACTTGGCCGCGGTACTTTGTGCTCAAGGGAGTAGATATGTTTAGCGAGGCGACATGCCATGTTGAACAAGAGGGGTCTGAGATCCTCATGAAGG CCACCGAGTGTGTATCCGAACACGGTAAGGCAACGTGCACCGACTTGGGTGGTACGTGCGTAACCGAACGAGACGGATACTACATTGTATCTTGGATATGTATCGGCTTGGGTGCCTCTATATTAGTTTTCTACATCTGGCCAACTGCGAAACGACTTCAAG CGTTGAAGCGTTCGCAATGGAGA ACCCACATAGTAACTTCAGGCGCCAAGCCGAGCCGTCGCGTACCTTTCGGAATTCCATCCCATGCCGTTCCGGCTCGTGCTTGTCCGCTTTTCCCCGCGGGGGTACTCTGCTGA
- a CDS encoding DNA mismatch repair protein MutS gives MVHGKSRNISLSQRSMRASAIPTPTSNHIYTTEELWNEIQEEEIQERLVEESRAKSTTTRVRRKPKESKSTGASSKAESRSQADKLLPKTRQRRKAPESPKKEPKVKGVLKTPKSHLPKTKLAREIIENHAKFPHCILLTRVGQFYESYFDQAPEVAKLLNIKLAQRRWGTPQDPSSDRKAIRCALRGISKTWGTSGPKKKYGPSPFERRVVRIVTPGTLIDESGILTQLSNSTQLRDDLARINPREIVLDKFLEGPENVDHPIHGALGDSTISVAYCDAAKELDATSLEMRTPPVIVDNITNVTVLDAAAELDLEDMPTTPVFSPAETLAIRLISAFLQANLRESMPKLTTPVRFQEDARMHIDAHTLQPRMKKLHKRLKKLKDQQEEMQWGLQSSMLEDRIPHGIFVHVAKTRTHGTKLRNNELFILYRKAEALRVISQALEQLGTEITECQAAILQAERNALESLRAEHEFQVASCAVALRRNARIIDEIDVTVGFAELAAQMNFAGKSTVLRQSALIAILAQTGSFVPADYAEIGVVDRVFSRIGARDDLFRDRSTFMVEMLEAGEILRRATERSLVIMDEVGRGTTPPGNPNMQSLESVITPHCARPHISFFCTDITSTGDSITDEFTYSHRLQPGVNRESHGLRVAQLGGMPSSAVEVARRVMERLRDNGPTEIAAATGNLFCKWGLASDLGTGMQ, from the exons ATGGTCCATGGGAAGTCTCGGAATATCTCTCTGTCTCAGAGGTCTATGCGGGCGTCAGCCATTCCTACACCGACCTCAAATCATATATACACTACTGAAGAGCTTTGGAAT GAAATCCAAGAGGAGGAAATTCAAGAAAGGTTGGTGGAAGAATCCAGAGCCAAGTCCACCA CTACTCGAGTTCGGAGGAAACCCAAAGAATCCAAATCCACTGGAGCTTCTTCAAAAGCCGAGAGCCGATCCCAGGCGGATAAGCTCCTACCAAAAACTAGACAGCGCCGCAAAGCGCCAGAAAGTCCAAAGAAAGAGCCCAAAGTGAAAGGTGTTCTGAAGACTCCAAAATCACACC TGCCCAAGACCAAGTTGGCTCGTGAGATTATCGAAAATCACGCCAAATTCCCCCATTGTATTCTCTTGACCCGCGTTGGTCAATTCTACGAATCGTATTTTGATCAAGCTCCCGAAGTGGCCAAGCTCCTTAACATCAAGCTTGCTCAACGCCGATGGGGC ACACCTCAAGACCCTAGTTCAGACAGAAAAGCGATTCGTTGCGCTTTGCGAGGAATTTCGAAAACCTGGGGCACCTCAGGACCCAAAAAAAAGTATGGGCCCAGCCCCTTCGAACGACGAGTTGTCCGGATTGTTACTCCAGGAACGTTGATCGACGAATC GGGAATTCTTACACAACTTTCGAATTCAACCCAACTAAGGGACGACCTGGCGAGGATCAACCCTCGTGAAATCGTCCTGGATAAATTCCTAGAAGGGCCTGAAAACGTAGACCACCCCATTCATGGAGCTTTGGGGGACAGTACGATCAGCGTCGCCTACTGCGATGCCGCTAAAGAACTTGATGCTACTTCCCTGGAGATGCGCACTCCGCCCGTGATCGTGGATAATATCACTAATGTGACAGTGTTGGATGCTGCCGCGGAACTCGACCTGGAAGACATGCCAACCACTCCTGTATTTTCCCCTGCGGAAACTCTTGCGATACGATTGATTAGCGCGTTTCTTCAGGCCAATTTGCGAGAGAGTATGCCAAAACTTACAACACCGGTCCGTTTTCAAGAGGATGCACGGATGCACATCGATGCGCATACA CTTCAACCCCGAATGAAAAAACTCCACAAGAGGCTCAAAAAACTCAAAGATCAACAAGAAGAGATGCAATGGGGTCTTCAATCGAGTATG CTTGAAGATAGGATTCCTCATGGAATATTCGTCCACGTTGCTAAAACTAGAACACACGGAACTAAACTGCGGAATAACGAATTGTTTATCCTCTATCGAAAAGCGGAAGCACTGAGAGTTATTTCACAAG CCCTGGAGCAACTTGGTACGGAAATTACCGAGTGTCAAGCTGCCATCCTTCAGGCCGAGCGAAATGCTCTCGAGTCACTTCGAGCGGAG CACGAATTCCAGGTAGCCAGTTGCGCAGTCGCATTGCGCCGAAACGCACGAATTATTGACGAAATCGATGTCACAGTAGGATTCGCAGAACTTGCTGCGCAGATGAACTTT GCCGGAAAATCCACTGTCCTACGGCAATCTGCACTTATCGCAATTCTCGCTCAGACTGGTTCTTTTGTACCCGCTGACTATGCGGAAATCGGCGTCGTCGATCGCGTGTTTTCAAGGATTGGAGCTCGTGATGACCTATTCCGTGACCGAAGTACGTTTATGGTTGAAATGCTCGAGGCAGGCGAGATTCTCCGCAGGGCTACTGAGCGTTCGCTGGTTATTATGGACGAAGTCGGGCGTGGGACAACA CCACCCGGAAATCCGAACATGCAATCACTCGAATCAGTTATCACGCCCCACTGCGCCCGCCcgcatatatccttcttttgCACCGATATCACCTCGACCGGCGACTCGATCACAGACGAGTTTACTTACTCTCATAGGCTACAACCAGGCGTTAATAGGGAGAGCCACGGGTTACGAGTCGCCCAACTCGGTGGCATGCCGAGCAGTGCGGTAGAGGTTGCGAGACGTGTCATGGAGAGACTTAGGGATAACGGACCCACTGAGATCGCAGCAGCGACAGGCAATCTGTTCTGCAAGTGGGGCTTGGCCTCGGACTTGGGAACAGGGATGCAATGA
- a CDS encoding major facilitator superfamily transporter: MAAVPPQSPPHRKTSLSSDEKIAAISSSFDLKSKCLLFFGVFLVAYAYGLDGQTRYTYQTYATNDYAQHSLLGTFNTVRAICGAAIQPPYARVADRFGRLELILFATTFYVFGTILVAASNGVRMFVTGQLFYQIGYTGLMLLIEVLIADLTGLKDRVLFSYIPALPFIINTWVSGDLASAVLLHAGWRWGIGMWCIILPVCAAPVAGSVIYARYRAKREGKLVPKSVPNKRSFVESFIELTWELDVIGMILLAAMLSLVLLPLTLAAGTKDTWKSAHIIVMLVIGVVVCVPAFFIWEIKFAKYPAVPFDQFTNRTILAGMIVAVGLNMSWYLQGDFLYTVLAVSFDESVVSATRITSLYSFTSVLPFVVAGTLIFILAMGLLIKFRDGSAGTPGMIGAQIVLGFGGGLFPYPTQALVQAASSHEQMATMTALYLSFYQIGSALGNAISTAIWTQTLPKKLAQRLGDATAAASVYASPLTYIASHPVGTPERTAVIAAYSDVQRYLAITGLCLSLIVFVASLFLRNYKVDERQSLSEEERLGHKAPENTTA; encoded by the exons ATGGCTGCTGTTCCTCCCCAATCGCCGCCGCATCGAAAGACTAGTTTGTCCTCGGACGAGAA GATCGCGGCTATTTCGTCGTCTTTTGACCTCAAATCAAAATGCCTCCTTTTCTTTGGCGTATTTCTTGTTGCGTATGCTTACGGACTCGATGGTCAAACGCGTTACACATACCAGACCTACGCGACTAACGACTATGCCCAGCATTCACTCTTGGGCACGTTCAATACTGTCCGCGCCATCTGCGGCGCCGCTATCCAGCCTCCTTATGCGCGCGTCGCCGATCGTTTTGGTCGTTTAGAGCTCATCTTGTTCGCTACGACCTTTTACGTCTTTGGTACGATCCTCGTCGCAGCTTCCAATGGCGTACGGATGTTCGTGACTGGCCAGTTGTTCTACCAAATTGGGTACACGGGGCTTATGCTCCTCATCGAAGTCCTGATTGCAGACCTTACCGGTTTGAAGGACCGCGTTCTTTTCTCATATATCCCTGCGCTACCATTCATTATCAATACATGGGTATCCGGCGACCTCGCTTCCGCGGTCCTCCTCCATGCCGGTTGGAGATGGGGTATTGGGATGTGGTGCATCATTCTTCCTGTATGCGCTGCTCCTGTCGCTGGTTCGGTCATATATGCTCGTTATCGCGCCAAGCGCGAAGGGAAGCTCGTTCCCAAGTCGGTACCAAATAAACGCAGCTTCGTCGAATCTTTTATCGAGTTGACCTGGGAACTTGATGTCATCGGCATGATTTTGCTCGCTGCTATGCTCTCTCTTGTTCTTCTCCCGCTTACCCTCGCTGCTGGTACCAAGGATACATGGAAGAGTGCGCATATTATTGTTATGCTCGTTATCGGCGTCGTGGTTTGCGTTCCTGCGTTCTTTATTTGGGAGATCAAGTTTGCCAAGTACCCTGCTGTTCCCTTTGACCAGTTCACCAACCGTACGATCCTCGCGGGTATGATCGTCGCTGTTGGCCTTAACATGTCATGGTACCTCCAGGGCGATTTTCTCTACACTGTACTGGCCGTATCATTCGACGAGAGCGTGGTCTCGGCTACTCGCATTACTTCGCTCTACTCCTTTACCTCTGTGTTA CCATTTGTCGTTGCCGGCACACTCATTTTCATCCTTGCCATGGGCCTCCTGATCAAGTTCCGCGACGGTAGTGCAGGAACGCCGGGAATGATTGGTGCTCAAATAGTGCTCGGTTTCGGCGGTGGTTTGTTCCCTTACCCCACCCAGGCGCTCGTCCAGGCTGCTTCAAGCCACGAACAAATGGCGACCATGACCGCGCTGTACCTTTCGTTCTATCAGATCGGGTCGGCGTTGGGTAATGCGATCTCTACCGCTATCTGGACCCAAACACTTCCCAAGAAACTGGCGCAGCGCTTGGGCGATGCGACGGCTGCTGCTAGCGTCTATGCATCTCCTCTCACCTATATCGCCTCCCACCCGGTCGGGACACCTGAGAGAACTGCAGTGATCGCCGCGTACAGTGATGTTCAGAGATACTTGGCCATCACAGGTCTCTGTCTTTCGcttattgtgtttgttgCTTCTCTGTTCTTGAGGAACTACAAGGTCGATGAGAGGCAGAGTTTGTCCGAGGAGGAGAGGTTGGGCCACAAGGCTCCTGAAAATACGACCGCTTAG
- a CDS encoding glycoside hydrolase family 16 protein: MKAFTILAFAGIAAAQLPSFADSLNLVDTFMHDLQISFHEITGDHPRRSFHKRTPGKLAKRCIRRPSGYPGPGGNTTTTTRSASGSTSSTRTSTRASGLPSISSTTLISSSTLASTTSDFVSTIPTTRAFPTFSTTTSIISTSSVPVTSTISTTSTTPISSTSATSFFPLPIPTSTSIGTTTRTSSSTSSSTRTSSSVPSSTSSSTSSAPTPSSTWTLQTRMEGNTFFDGWEFWSYPDPTNGNIPSPQSPSFTKTISTTGAVDYQNLDGSSSAGLHEINSDGHAIMRVETTQQVSGNRKSVRLHSHVTYNGGLVILDAVHMPYGCGTWPAFWSNGPNWPNGGEIDIVEGVNDYQTNQASLHTKSGCTIPQEYGSSGTLAASLNCAADETGNQGCGQLNSKPNNYGKSLNDNGGGVYAMKWDRSGISIYFFPRDEIPSDIENEAPRPDRWGTPVGNWPAQSCDPFEFMSDHIMIFDTTLCGDWAGNAWQSSGIAGQARTCADMTGYNTCLDYIRNEGSKLKDAFWEVKSVKLYT; encoded by the exons ATGAAGGCGTTCACTATTCTCGCATTTGCCGGCATTGCCGCGGCTCAGCTGCCATCTTTTGCAGACTCGCTCAATCTCGTAGACACATTTATGCATGACTTGCAAATCTCATTTCATGAAATTACTGGAGACCATCCTCGTCGTTCTTTCCATAAGCGTACTCCCGGGAAATTGGCCAAACGATGCATTCGTCGGCCATCAGGCTACCCCGGGCCCGGAGGTAACACCACTACCACAACCCGTTCTGCTTCAGGATCCACATCCTCTACGCGAACATCTACTCGTGCGTCTGGATTACCTTCAATTTCAAGTACAACGCTAATCTCCTCATCGACGCTGGCGTCGACTACTTCTGATTTTGTTTCAACCATTCCCACGACACGCGCATTCCCTACGTTTTCTACTACCACATCAATCATTTCTACTTCTTCCGTGCCTGTTACTTCCACTATCTCTACTACTTCCACCACGCCCATATCTTCTACATCTGCCACCTCTTTCTTCCCACTTCCCATTCCTACTTCAACATCTATAGGCACTACTACACGGACCTCGTCGAGTACTAGCTCATCGACTCGTACATCGAGCAGCGTCCCAAGTAGCACTTCAAGTAGCACATCATCCGCACCCACTCCCAGTTCCACATGGACTCTACAAACCAGGATGGAAGGTAATACATTCTTTGATGGCTGGGAATTCTGGTCCTACCCAGATCCAACAAACGGTAACATTCCATCACCTCAAAGTCCCTCTTTTACTAAGACTATATCGACAACAGGTGCAGTAGACTATCAGAACCTAGATGGCTCCTCGTCCGCTGGACTGCATGAAATCAACTCGGACGGACACGCCATCATGCGCGTCGAAACCACGCAGCAAGTTTCAGGAAACCGCAAGTCCGTGCGTCTTCACTCGCATGTAACCTACAACGGTGGCTTGGTCATTCTTGATGCGGTGCACATGCCTTATGGCTGTGGAACGTGGCCTGCGTTCTGGTCCAACGGTCCCAACTGGCCCAATGGCGGAGAGATCGATATCGTCGAGGGCGTTAATGATTACCAGACCAACCAAGCTTCGTTGCATACCAAATCAGGATGCACGATTCCCCAAGAGTATGGCTCAAGCGGGACGCTGGCTGCGAGTCTGAATTGTGCCGCGGACGAAACAGGTAATCAAGGATGTGGCCAACTCAATTCCAAGCCAAACAACTATGGCAAGTCCTTGAACGATAACGGAGGCGGAGTATATGCTA TGAAGTGGGACAGATCCGGTATCTCCATCTATTTCTTCCCTCGGGATGAAATTCCATCGGACATCGAGAACGAAGCTCCACGCCCGGACAGGTGGGGCACTCCCGTGGGGAACTGGCCGGCGCAAAGTTGCGATCCGTTTGAGTTTATGAGCGATCACATCATGATCTTCGATACCACGCTTTG TGGCGattgggctggaaatgcatGGCAATCGAGTGGCATCGCCGGGCAGGCTCGAACCTGTGCGGACATGACGGGATATAACACCTGCCTTGATTATATCCGCAACGAGGGATCGAAGCTCAAGGATGCCT TCTGGGAAGTCAAGAGCGTCAAGCTATACACGTAA